In the genome of Arabidopsis thaliana chromosome 4, partial sequence, the window CGTCACTGGTATCTTCGCTCTCATCAGCTTCCACAGATTCGATTTCTTCCATCAACTTGCTCAACTTTTCTTCTATCATCGTCACGTTTGCACACTGATTGAGGACCATGATGATCgactaaaccctaatcctcTATCTGAAATCCCAAAATCCTAAGATGTAATTCTCTAGACCGAGCGATGGTATTTAAATTACCTTATTATCCTAGAAACATGTGAAATTTAACATAATTGTCATCCAATTTggtctttcaaaaaaaaattcttttttttgctcagttaaaaaaaaaagttcaacaATATATGTTCCAAAGACAAAAAGATTCAcgcattttcatgattttagaGTTCTtagaattttttgttataaaaggTTTGCAgacattaatttttttcccCAAATTAGAGTTTTTAGTTGAGGTATTAGAATTCTTTTTATCAAGAAAGGTacttataaaaataagtaTCAGTGTGTGAAATCCACTACTTCAATGTTGGAATGTTACACCTTCCTCAAGAAGGAATTTGAGTAAGAAAGAAGTTGTGTAACCCATTATTATATGATCTTATCTTCGCAAAACATGCCTCTTCAACTAGTTGATGTAGTTTTAAGCTACTAAAATAATAACCGGGTAACTTAAATAGTGAAAACTGATAACAAACTTAATAGGATATGTAAATCACTTGGTTATTGGTCCATGTGTTGAAATTGTGTGGCAATGAACCCACAAACGGATAACAAATCATGATTTTCAATATCTCAAATGAGAAGTTGTGGGACGATCCATTCTAGATACTAAATGCTGTCATCAAGAAAAATTATCtaaccacaaacaaaaaaaattgagccAATGCATCATGAACTTCTTCATTCTACTACTAACAattgattttctaaattaacTTTACATTTACATTCGGGAGTGACTCAAGATAATCTAGATCAAAATTCCctaaataatctaaaaatcAAGAACCTTAATATGAGTCAAAATCTCTTCTAATAAGCAGAAAATAAGCTAAAACAGCACAAAAAGCAGCAACAACATTGCCTTCTTTCAAAAGAACCTTAAACACAAATCCGACAACTTCTCTCGTAATCTTCCTTCCTTCAACCACTAAAACTCTTCTTGATTTCCCAAAGAAGGCAAGCAACACCACCACCGATATCCAAATCACCATCACCGCCGGAACCGCCACCGTCATAGCAGCCACCATCGACATAGCTCCAAACATCGCACCGAGCACCACCGACGCGTATACCGCCGGTAATCTTGAAGGAGAATAATCTGAATTTGATGACGTGTATTGAAGCTTGTACCAGTTAAGAACTGATCTCAGGAGGTTCCATGAAGAAGATACGAGAATTGCGTAGACAGCGATGAAGAGACAAACCCATGTCCGTCTTTTACTCATGATTGTGATGAAGATATGATACGATCTTGGAGATTCTGTTTGATCTGCCATTAGAGATTGGAAGTTCTTGCTTATCGATCGAATCTGTTTTGAGATTTGTCTGCGACtgagcaaaataaaatagagcAGTTTATGAGAATCCTTACACTCAGTCGTAGCGCGTGTCGTGTACGCTTCtttgtgaatttgtttttgagctGGCAATCGCGTGGTTATGGTTCACACGCgctttaatatatttttttttgtgaaatatgaaaaacatttGGTCGAATTTGTGAGATAATGAAATGGTAATTGGAAAGATTGTGACTgcattgtttttaataattaagtaAATTTAAATTCTGTGGAAGTATATTTAATCAATAAactggaaaaacaaaagaaaagatttcgTTACCATAACGAtttaaatttaagattttgttatacagaaaaagaaatgtagaagatttttttctaatttagaGGAGTCAAACAatgatatataacaaaaaaaatcacaatccGGTGGATTTGTGGGGTAAGTCATTaatcttttactattttgtttggaaaaattAGTAGTCAATATCATTATGACTACATATATCAGTGTCAAAGACTCAAAGTAATGGCTTAgatattttatgttaataaaaGGAATATATATACTGTGAAAAAGACAAGTTTGTGTAAGGGATCGCATATAATCTCAACTAATACAATAAACAAAGATATAGCCGTTGGCATTAATCAGCTTTGGCTAGACCAACCAGAAGATCAGAATCttgagaagatggagaagaatcaatctgatgatgatggaacGGCTCTGATCTTTCTTGGAACAGGCTGCTCCGGTGCAGTTCCCGATTTCAGATGCTTACTCCAGCCGTCAGATCCTCCTTGCCATGTCTGTTCTCAGTCCCTCTCTTTACTTCCTCACCTTAACCCTAACTACAGGTAAATCTTGTCatcagtttcttctctttgggTTTTGGTCTTTGAAGCTGTGGAGATTTGTGAAATGTCAAATCTTGTTGCTTTCCGTAAAGACCCTTTTGAAGTTGGGAGTTTTGATTGAAAAAAGAGACATCTACTGTTGTCTATATTCGTGTTGGAGTTTAGGTTTTAATCCATTTTAGGTAAAAATGAACCATCCGATTTCTAGTGTTCTTGGGAAATTATTTCAGATATATTAGGGTTTGGTGAacattcttgaatcttgattctctgttttttggcAGATGCAATACATCGCTCTTGATTGATTATTGCagcaaggaagaagatggtagACATAAGTACATACTTATTGATGTTGGCAAGAGTTTTAGAGAGCAAGTCCTTCGTTGGTTTACCTTTTATAAGATTCCTCGAGTCGATTCCGTTAAGCCCTTTATATACTTATCTTCTTGATCTCTTgcatctatttttttctctgaaatgAAATCTAACTTTTACTGACTAATGCTTGTATGATTTTGTGTAGATCATTCTAACTCATGAGCACGCAGATGCGGTTCATGGCTTAGATGAAATTCGATCTCTTCAACCTCGTGGTGCAACTATTGTTGATACCGATCCACTTCCCGTCTTTCTATCTCAATTTACAATGGAGAGGTACCATCTTCGATTAGTGTTCTCTATCTCAACTCTGGCTTAAAGCTTTTCAAATTAGCATTTGATGAGACTTTTAAGGCAACAAAAAATTGTGCAGTATTGCTACAAGGTTTCCTTATTTGGTTGAAAAGAAGGTAAAAGAAGTACCTAGACGAGTTTCACTTCTTGACTGGAAAAACATCGAAGAGAATTGTGACGAACCATTCGCTGCCTCGGGCTTATCTTTCACGCCTCTTCCGGTTAAatttcttttcacttttgagaaatcaaaacagTCTAATTCTTCCATGAGACCTTATAGACTCAACAATGTTAGTTATGCTTTAGGTGATGCATGGAGAGGACTACATTGCTTTAGGTTTCCTCTTCGGCGATAAAAGTAAAGTGGCTTATATATCAGACGTATCACGGATTCCACCGAGTACCGAGTATGGTAAGAGCTCATTATGTTATGCCCTAATCATTATACCTCTGTAGTTCACTTCTACTAAAGAGAAAGATTGATATTCTTATGAATCTTTGATTAAGCAGCTATTTCCAAAGCTGGGGCTGGACAGTTAGATCTTCTTATCCTGGATACAAATATACCGTGGAAGGTTCACATCATCTCATAACTTTTGTTTACCGCTTTTTCGATCTTGATAACCTTTCTTGCTGACCATCTCTTTGATAATAGAGAGGACCACATCCCACACACATCTGTTTTACAGAGGTTTGTTTCAAtggttctcttttttttcttcccaaaGAATGCTTCACTTCTCTAAACCTTTTTGAGAGTAAGTTTCAATATTCCTATTCTTTAGGCTCTTGAGATCTTAAAGAGGCTATGTCCAAAGAGAGCGCTTTTAACGGGTATGACACACGAGTTTGATCACCATGAATACAATGAGATACTTGCAGAATGGTCTCTAAGGTATGCAATGAAACAATGTTATAAGATTTCTATAAATCAACATCGTTGAATGCTAATAGAGACTATGTTGATTTCTAGGGAAGGAATCCATGTACAGCTTGCTCATGACGGATTACGGCTTCCAATAGACCTATGAGCAAATTACTAAAGACAAATCTTAGAATTCTTGTTACCTATCAAGAAtacaaatgacaaaaatttccaaaattataTGAGTAGAATCTATATTTTGATACAGTAATgaaaatctctgtttctttacttGTTCTGGGAATGattcaaaatctttaaaccAAGCCCTTGAAACAACTTCTCTAAATTTGAAATCTCATTCTCAATATtcacttcatcttctcttgTGATCTTTTCATGCAACTTGGTTAGTCTCTGAGTCCCAACATTCACTCCTTCTGCATAATCTCTAAGCGCTCGTCTCATTGATCCATTTTCGTCTTGAACATCTTTGTATTTCCTTTTCAGAGATCGGTATCCGTCAATAGATTTGAGTAGCTGTTCAGAcaactctttgtttcttcccTGTAGAGGCACATTGTTGTCTCCTGGACCTGGACCATcaatatcttctttcttctccttattATGCTCTACCGCGCAATTCTGCACTTTCTTAAGTAATTTCTCATTTTGAGCCCTAAAATCACTTACAAGCTCCTCCATTTCGTTTAATTCGTGAGCTTTCCTCGAAAGCTCCAAAGCCattatctctttctccttcccTAAACTTGAACACATCATTTGAAGACTCTTTCTTGCAGCCATACTCGCGCTTAACTCTTTTCTCAGTTTCTGAATATCTTCAGGATCGTTCTGTGGTGGCTTTGTTGGACTCTTGGTTAGATCAGGACTCCGTTTCAGATCGGTGTAGCATCGTCTAAGCTCTTTTTTCCCAGATGATGATTGTTGTTGAGCTTTCTGGATTCGTGTCTTTAGATCATCGAGAATCGTCATCATAGTGTTGACTCTCTGAACTTTCCAATCATCGTGGTGCCTCGATGTTGCTTCGTTGTGATCTTGAACGAGTTTCAGCAGTAGCTTCACGTTCGTAGTGATTCcttaaaacagaaacaagaacaCGTTTAACATATTTCTTGCCATGCAAGTCACAAGTTGTTTTCTTGCCCAAAACGGAAAATGAAACATGTCTTAAATCGATCTTTATGAGATGAATGTGATTGATCTACCTTCCAAACCAGAATCTTCATGAGATTGGTGCTCTATGGTTCTTGTTGGTGATGATGTAATAGATCCAGAATCTGAAGGGACTAAATCCGGCGCAGAAAATGCTCGGAGACGGCTCATGTTTTCCGGTTCAGAAACGCCGCCTGGAGAGAATCAAtcagacaaaaaaatgatcaacAGAGGAAGATGTTGGAAATTTGGACAAATAACAGATAAAGGTTGTTGTATTTTTGCAACTTCCATGTTTTGTGAGGCGTAATTAGTGGACAGATTATGCCTTTTTCAACTAAATTTGCCTGTCTTACCTCATTTCAC includes:
- a CDS encoding pyrroline-5-carboxylate reductase (unknown protein; BEST Arabidopsis thaliana protein match is: unknown protein (TAIR:AT1G03730.1); Has 30201 Blast hits to 17322 proteins in 780 species: Archae - 12; Bacteria - 1396; Metazoa - 17338; Fungi - 3422; Plants - 5037; Viruses - 0; Other Eukaryotes - 2996 (source: NCBI BLink).), with the protein product MADQTESPRSYHIFITIMSKRRTWVCLFIAVYAILVSSSWNLLRSVLNWYKLQYTSSNSDYSPSRLPAVYASVVLGAMFGAMSMVAAMTVAVPAVMVIWISVVVLLAFFGKSRRVLVVEGRKITREVVGFVFKVLLKEGNVVAAFCAVLAYFLLIRRDFDSY
- a CDS encoding Metallo-hydrolase/oxidoreductase superfamily protein (Metallo-hydrolase/oxidoreductase superfamily protein; BEST Arabidopsis thaliana protein match is: Metallo-hydrolase/oxidoreductase superfamily protein (TAIR:AT1G30300.1); Has 2341 Blast hits to 2330 proteins in 693 species: Archae - 12; Bacteria - 1231; Metazoa - 0; Fungi - 21; Plants - 106; Viruses - 0; Other Eukaryotes - 971 (source: NCBI BLink).); amino-acid sequence: MEKNQSDDDGTALIFLGTGCSGAVPDFRCLLQPSDPPCHVCSQSLSLLPHLNPNYRCNTSLLIDYCSKEEDGRHKYILIDVGKSFREQIILTHEHADAVHGLDEIRSLQPRGATIVDTDPLPVFLSQFTMESIATRFPYLVEKKVKEVPRRVSLLDWKNIEENCDEPFAASGLSFTPLPVMHGEDYIALGFLFGDKSKVAYISDVSRIPPSTEYAISKAGAGQLDLLILDTNIPWKRGPHPTHICFTEALEILKRLCPKRALLTGMTHEFDHHEYNEILAEWSLREGIHVQLAHDGLRLPIDL
- a CDS encoding Metallo-hydrolase/oxidoreductase superfamily protein; amino-acid sequence: MEKNQSDDDGTALIFLGTGCSGAVPDFRCLLQPSDPPCHVCSQSLSLLPHLNPNYRCNTSLLIDYCSKEEDGRHKYILIDVGKSFREQVLRWFTFYKIPRVDSIILTHEHADAVHGLDEIRSLQPRGATIVDTDPLPVFLSQFTMESIATRFPYLVEKKVKEVPRRVSLLDWKNIEENCDEPFAASGLSFTPLPVMHGEDYIALGFLFGDKSKVAYISDVSRIPPSTEYAISKAGAGQLDLLILDTNIPWKRGPHPTHICFTEALEILKRLCPKRALLTGMTHEFDHHEYNEILAEWSLREGIHVQLAHDGLRLPIDL
- a CDS encoding Metallo-hydrolase/oxidoreductase superfamily protein (Metallo-hydrolase/oxidoreductase superfamily protein; FUNCTIONS IN: molecular_function unknown; INVOLVED IN: biological_process unknown; LOCATED IN: cellular_component unknown; EXPRESSED IN: shoot apex, embryo, hypocotyl, root, flower; EXPRESSED DURING: petal differentiation and expansion stage, D bilateral stage; BEST Arabidopsis thaliana protein match is: Metallo-hydrolase/oxidoreductase superfamily protein (TAIR:AT1G30300.1).) → MEKNQSDDDGTALIFLGTGCSGAVPDFRCLLQPSDPPCHVCSQSLSLLPHLNPNYRCNTSLLIDYCSKEEDGRHKYILIDVGKSFREQVLRWFTFYKIPRVDSIILTHEHADAVHGLDEIRSLQPRGATIVDTDPLPVFLSQFTMESIATRFPYLVEKKVKEVPRRVSLLDWKNIEENCDEPFAASGLSFTPLPVMHGEDYIALGFLFGDKSKVAYISDVSRIPPSTEYAISKAGAGQLDLLILDTNIPWKRGPHPTHICFTEALEILKRLCPKRALLTGKESMYSLLMTDYGFQ
- a CDS encoding Metallo-hydrolase/oxidoreductase superfamily protein, yielding MEKNQSDDDGTALIFLGTGCSGAVPDFRCLLQPSDPPCHVCSQSLSLLPHLNPNYRCNTSLLIDYCSKEEDGRHKYILIDVGKSFREQVLRWFTFYKIPRVDSIILTHEHADAVHGLDEIRSLQPRGATIVDTDPLPVFLSQFTMESIATRFPYLVEKKVKEVPRRVSLLDWKNIEENCDEPFAASGLSFTPLPVMHGEDYIALGFLFGDKSKVAYISDVSRIPPSTEYAISKAGAGQLDLLILDTNIPWKVHIIS
- a CDS encoding myosin heavy chain-like protein, whose translation is MSRLRAFSAPDLVPSDSGSITSSPTRTIEHQSHEDSGLEGITTNVKLLLKLVQDHNEATSRHHDDWKVQRVNTMMTILDDLKTRIQKAQQQSSSGKKELRRCYTDLKRSPDLTKSPTKPPQNDPEDIQKLRKELSASMAARKSLQMMCSSLGKEKEIMALELSRKAHELNEMEELVSDFRAQNEKLLKKVQNCAVEHNKEKKEDIDGPGPGDNNVPLQGRNKELSEQLLKSIDGYRSLKRKYKDVQDENGSMRRALRDYAEGVNVGTQRLTKLHEKITREDEVNIENEISNLEKLFQGLGLKILNHSQNK
- a CDS encoding myosin heavy chain-like protein (myosin heavy chain-related; Has 2049 Blast hits to 1675 proteins in 293 species: Archae - 28; Bacteria - 210; Metazoa - 903; Fungi - 186; Plants - 47; Viruses - 4; Other Eukaryotes - 671 (source: NCBI BLink).), encoding MPWSAHFLSVFKYLNHAKTVEDGRRGVSEPENMSRLRAFSAPDLVPSDSGSITSSPTRTIEHQSHEDSGLEGITTNVKLLLKLVQDHNEATSRHHDDWKVQRVNTMMTILDDLKTRIQKAQQQSSSGKKELRRCYTDLKRSPDLTKSPTKPPQNDPEDIQKLRKELSASMAARKSLQMMCSSLGKEKEIMALELSRKAHELNEMEELVSDFRAQNEKLLKKVQNCAVEHNKEKKEDIDGPGPGDNNVPLQGRNKELSEQLLKSIDGYRSLKRKYKDVQDENGSMRRALRDYAEGVNVGTQRLTKLHEKITREDEVNIENEISNLEKLFQGLGLKILNHSQNK